From the genome of Flavobacterium luteolum, one region includes:
- a CDS encoding succinylglutamate desuccinylase/aspartoacylase family protein, with product MKHLFLLFISLLICQTAASQKKSLKFYLEQHQGKKIDTIFRIGTSDSIKAGLPATLICGRFKGPTFAIVSGARPSEQSAVQSLLKLRREINPEKLAGSLIIIPIMNLDSFFSSCQNNGLNTDLNLDQYFPEAQKSIVNGLAADFITTHIFDATDILLDIRSAGSNEDLISYASYYHNSELPQQALLCSRLCEISGLGTVVARPYLQPCGQPSKQISRQAVRLGIPALSITAAKQAAAARSEIGPAMNAVYNMLAQLKMYQHKLAPQAVLPKRFFNDQLLVASPAEGLFYSSAKAGSSIIKGEEIGYITDVFGRNVKIITAPADGTILKKSTGLAASTSAPLFWIGRSRSSNEKEQEK from the coding sequence ATGAAACATTTATTCTTGCTTTTCATATCCTTGCTTATATGCCAGACGGCGGCGTCTCAAAAAAAATCGCTGAAATTCTACCTTGAACAGCATCAGGGCAAAAAAATTGACACCATATTCCGCATCGGCACTTCTGACAGCATCAAAGCCGGGCTCCCGGCAACATTGATATGCGGAAGATTTAAGGGACCGACCTTTGCCATCGTGTCAGGAGCGCGGCCCTCAGAACAATCGGCAGTACAATCACTTTTAAAACTGCGCCGCGAGATAAACCCTGAAAAACTGGCCGGGAGCCTGATCATAATTCCGATAATGAATCTAGATTCCTTTTTTTCTTCCTGCCAAAATAACGGCCTGAATACGGATTTAAATCTGGATCAGTATTTTCCAGAAGCCCAAAAAAGCATCGTCAATGGGCTTGCAGCCGATTTTATAACCACCCATATTTTTGATGCTACTGATATTCTTCTGGATATCAGATCAGCGGGCAGCAATGAAGACCTTATATCATATGCCAGCTACTATCATAACAGTGAACTTCCCCAGCAGGCCCTCTTGTGCTCGCGCCTGTGCGAAATCAGCGGTTTGGGAACCGTAGTTGCCAGGCCTTATCTTCAGCCTTGCGGGCAGCCTTCCAAGCAGATCTCCAGACAGGCAGTGCGCCTTGGCATTCCAGCCCTGAGCATAACGGCGGCAAAGCAGGCCGCCGCCGCCAGATCTGAAATAGGCCCGGCCATGAATGCTGTGTATAATATGCTGGCCCAGCTCAAAATGTATCAGCATAAACTGGCTCCGCAGGCAGTGCTTCCAAAAAGATTCTTTAATGACCAGCTGCTTGTAGCCTCACCTGCAGAAGGCTTGTTCTACAGCAGCGCAAAGGCCGGCAGCAGCATTATCAAAGGTGAGGAAATAGGCTATATAACCGATGTTTTCGGCAGGAACGTAAAAATAATAACCGCGCCGGCAGACGGAACAATCCTTAAAAAAAGCACCGGACTTGCCGCCAGCACATCTGCCCCGCTTTTCTGGATCGGCCGCAGCAGAAGCAGTAATGAAAAAGAACAGGAAAAATAA
- a CDS encoding chloride channel protein, translated as MFKKKLLQIEALLIVGRKKMSPKQFIFLASVLVGITSALAVILLKSFAHSVYQAAAYANSILKLSFINSVLPVIGILLTVMATRRLLGGTIEKGTSQILYLVARKASIVPKKQLYAQILTSSLTVGLGGSAGLESPIVVTGAAFGSNFAQQFRLSYKDRTLLLGCGVAAGIAAAFNAPIAGVLFAVEVLLVDVTIAAFTPIMIAAATGALVSAILLNENILLSFRQKQTFDYHNIPLYILLGLFTAFLSVYYSRNFLKTEHYFANLRLGAYKKALFGALVLGLLIFAFPVLFGEGYESIKSLADRNPGELLENTLFKDFSSNQWVLLAFVGASMMLKAFASGITLGSGGNGGNFAPSLFLGSYAGYFFSKFLNLTGLTDLPVSNFAIVGMAGILSGLFHAPLTAIFLIAEITGGYDLIIPLMIVASISFAISKRFEKHSLDVKGLVKKGNVFTSNKDTNILWTLKMDAILQNDPKTLAPEDDIHMVRSVIKASDQGMFAVTSGEKLLGVVYFSDIKEFIFNDTDIRAKDLMAAPMEIVYYNDSMETVMQKLEKSSRSYLPVLKEDLYCGYIDKGAALEAYRNQLKSMIFE; from the coding sequence ATGTTTAAAAAAAAGCTTTTACAGATTGAGGCCCTTCTTATTGTAGGAAGAAAAAAAATGTCTCCCAAACAGTTTATATTTCTGGCCAGCGTCCTTGTCGGGATCACTTCCGCCTTGGCCGTCATACTCCTAAAATCATTTGCCCATTCGGTTTATCAGGCCGCTGCATATGCCAACAGCATACTAAAGCTGAGCTTTATCAACTCAGTGCTTCCCGTTATAGGGATCCTGCTCACGGTGATGGCCACCAGAAGGCTCCTTGGAGGGACCATTGAAAAAGGCACTTCCCAAATCCTGTATCTGGTAGCCCGCAAAGCCAGTATTGTTCCCAAAAAACAGCTTTATGCGCAGATTCTCACAAGTTCCCTCACAGTGGGGCTTGGAGGCTCGGCCGGGCTTGAAAGCCCAATTGTGGTTACAGGAGCCGCTTTCGGTTCCAATTTTGCCCAGCAGTTCCGATTAAGCTACAAAGACAGGACGCTCCTTCTGGGCTGCGGAGTCGCGGCCGGAATCGCCGCTGCTTTTAATGCGCCCATAGCAGGGGTGCTGTTTGCCGTTGAAGTGCTTCTGGTGGATGTGACCATAGCAGCCTTTACACCGATTATGATCGCCGCCGCAACCGGCGCCCTGGTTTCTGCAATCCTGCTTAACGAAAATATACTGCTCAGCTTCCGCCAAAAGCAGACTTTTGATTACCACAACATCCCACTGTATATCCTTCTGGGCCTGTTTACAGCTTTTCTTTCGGTCTATTATTCAAGGAATTTTCTCAAAACCGAGCACTATTTTGCAAACCTAAGGCTCGGTGCATATAAAAAAGCGCTTTTCGGCGCTCTGGTCCTCGGACTTCTCATTTTTGCATTTCCAGTCCTGTTTGGTGAAGGATACGAAAGCATCAAATCTCTGGCCGACCGCAATCCGGGCGAACTTCTGGAAAATACCCTCTTCAAGGACTTCAGCTCCAATCAATGGGTGCTTCTGGCTTTTGTGGGGGCATCAATGATGCTCAAGGCTTTCGCATCAGGCATTACCCTTGGCAGCGGAGGCAACGGAGGAAATTTTGCGCCATCGCTTTTTCTGGGCTCATATGCCGGATATTTTTTTTCTAAATTCCTTAACCTTACCGGACTGACCGACCTTCCTGTAAGCAATTTTGCCATAGTGGGCATGGCGGGAATACTCAGCGGACTCTTTCATGCCCCTCTTACAGCCATATTTCTTATTGCAGAAATCACAGGCGGATATGATCTGATCATCCCGCTTATGATTGTCGCCTCGATAAGCTTTGCAATCTCAAAACGTTTTGAAAAGCATTCCCTGGATGTAAAAGGGTTGGTAAAAAAAGGGAATGTCTTTACCAGCAACAAGGACACCAATATCCTCTGGACCCTTAAAATGGACGCCATACTGCAGAATGATCCCAAAACGCTTGCTCCTGAGGATGACATCCACATGGTTCGCAGTGTGATAAAAGCTTCCGATCAGGGAATGTTTGCCGTGACTTCTGGGGAAAAACTGCTCGGCGTGGTCTATTTCAGCGATATAAAGGAATTTATATTCAATGATACCGATATCAGGGCGAAAGACCTAATGGCCGCCCCGATGGAAATCGTTTATTATAATGACAGTATGGAGACCGTAATGCAGAAGCTGGAAAAAAGCAGCAGGTCCTATCTTCCGGTTCTCAAGGAGGATCTCTATTGCGGCTATATAGACAAGGGCGCTGCATTGGAAGCCTACCGAAATCAGCTTAAATCCATGATTTTTGAATAA
- a CDS encoding efflux RND transporter permease subunit, producing MFNKFIHRPVFAIIISIIIVFIGTLSIKQLPISQFPQIAPTTVNIFIAYPGASADVLVKSTLITLENSLNGTQGVRYMATDATSAGEATLRIIFEPGTDPNEAVIRVKTRVDQVMPLLPELVQREGVVITPIQPSMLMYVNLYSKSKSMDEKFLYNYADVKMIPEISRVKGVARTQILGSRKYAMRVWLNPDRMRAYKISVEEVMQALQEQSIIGRPGRLGQSSGIAAQSLEYVLTYKGRYDEPKQYENVIVRANSEGESIRLKDIAKVELGSEFFDIYSNLDGHPSAAIVLKQNYGSNASDVINDVKAKLEEMKASFPPGMDYKISYDVSQFLDASIDQVVHTLRDAFILVALVVFIFLGDWRSTLIPIIAVPVSLIGAFFVIQLFGMSINLVTLFSLVLAIGIVVDNAIVVVEAVHAKFEEFPHITPYHAVKLVLGEIGGAIIAITAVMVSVFIPVSFMSGPVGTFYRQFSVTMSSSIIISAIVALTLTPVLCAILLKNNHGKEKKGNILTKSLDAFNRWFERLTGRYVAVLKTIVSRRVLTFGILIAFCAFIFIENKVLPSGFIPSEDQGTIYGIIQTPPGATLERTNQVAQKLQKICEKVEGVESVSSLAGYEIMTEGRGSNAGTCLINLKSWSDRKHSVTEIMEELEKKSKDLGAVVEFFEPPAIPGFGSSGGFSMRLLDKTTSTNYQEFDKINKQFMAELGKRKELSGLFTFFAANYPQYELEINNDLAMQKGVSIGKAMENLNILIGSTYEQGFIKFGRFFKLYVQSDPKFRRLPSDVLNLFVKNDHGEMVPYSAFMTLKKTQGPNEITRYNMYNSAAIQGQPAKGYTTADAIKAVQETALKTLPKGYDIAWEGLSYDEAGRGNESLYIFLVVLAFVYFVLAAQYESFIIPLSVILSIPVGILGSFVILQMMGLQNDIYAQIGLIMLVGLLGKNAVLIVEFAVLKHQQGATILEAAIEGAKVRFRPILMTSFAFIAGLIPLIFASGAGAIGNRTIGGSALGGMLFGTIFGVIIVPGLYYIFGSLAQGRKLIKGEEESSLSDDFIHHVDDFSINNQTEENEE from the coding sequence ATGTTTAATAAATTTATACATAGACCCGTTTTTGCAATTATAATTTCGATTATAATTGTCTTTATAGGCACGCTTTCAATCAAGCAGCTTCCAATATCGCAATTCCCGCAAATTGCGCCCACGACCGTAAACATCTTTATCGCTTATCCGGGTGCAAGTGCCGATGTACTGGTAAAATCCACTTTAATTACATTAGAGAATTCACTAAACGGCACGCAAGGCGTTCGTTATATGGCAACAGATGCCACGAGTGCTGGAGAAGCGACACTTAGAATCATATTTGAACCAGGAACAGATCCTAATGAAGCCGTAATCAGGGTTAAAACAAGGGTAGATCAGGTAATGCCATTATTACCTGAACTGGTTCAGCGTGAAGGAGTTGTTATTACTCCTATACAGCCAAGTATGCTAATGTATGTCAATCTTTACTCGAAAAGCAAAAGCATGGATGAGAAATTCCTCTATAACTATGCCGATGTCAAAATGATTCCAGAAATCAGCCGTGTAAAAGGTGTTGCGAGAACACAGATCTTAGGAAGCCGCAAATACGCCATGCGTGTATGGCTGAATCCGGACAGAATGAGAGCTTATAAAATTTCTGTTGAAGAAGTTATGCAAGCACTTCAGGAACAAAGTATCATTGGCCGTCCAGGTCGATTAGGACAAAGTTCTGGTATAGCAGCGCAATCTCTAGAATACGTATTAACTTACAAAGGGAGATACGACGAACCTAAACAATATGAAAATGTAATTGTACGCGCCAATTCTGAAGGTGAAAGCATTCGCTTAAAAGACATTGCAAAAGTAGAATTAGGAAGTGAGTTTTTCGATATTTACTCCAATTTAGATGGCCATCCTTCTGCCGCAATTGTATTAAAACAAAACTACGGAAGTAATGCAAGTGACGTAATCAATGATGTAAAAGCAAAACTGGAAGAAATGAAAGCGAGTTTTCCTCCAGGAATGGATTATAAAATCAGTTATGACGTTTCGCAATTCTTAGATGCTTCTATTGATCAAGTGGTTCATACTTTGAGAGATGCATTCATTTTGGTTGCTTTGGTTGTGTTTATATTTTTAGGAGATTGGCGTTCTACTTTAATTCCGATTATAGCGGTTCCTGTATCGTTGATTGGGGCTTTCTTTGTTATTCAGCTGTTTGGAATGTCAATCAACTTGGTTACTCTCTTTTCATTGGTATTAGCAATCGGAATTGTAGTCGATAACGCTATTGTCGTCGTCGAGGCCGTCCATGCCAAGTTTGAAGAATTCCCGCATATTACGCCTTATCATGCCGTTAAATTAGTATTGGGCGAAATTGGAGGTGCCATTATTGCTATTACAGCCGTTATGGTTTCTGTTTTTATTCCCGTTTCGTTTATGTCGGGACCGGTGGGAACTTTCTACAGACAGTTTTCGGTTACCATGTCGAGCTCGATTATCATTTCTGCTATTGTAGCTTTGACCCTTACTCCTGTTCTCTGCGCCATTCTTTTGAAAAACAACCATGGAAAAGAGAAAAAAGGAAATATCTTGACAAAATCGCTTGATGCTTTCAACAGATGGTTTGAAAGGCTTACAGGCCGTTATGTTGCTGTTCTAAAAACAATTGTAAGCCGAAGAGTATTGACTTTTGGAATCCTGATTGCGTTTTGCGCTTTCATTTTTATAGAAAACAAAGTGCTTCCTTCAGGATTTATTCCTAGTGAAGATCAGGGAACCATTTACGGAATCATACAAACGCCGCCAGGTGCTACATTAGAAAGAACCAATCAGGTTGCTCAGAAATTGCAGAAAATCTGCGAAAAGGTTGAAGGCGTTGAATCGGTTTCTTCTCTGGCAGGTTACGAAATCATGACCGAAGGTCGTGGTTCTAATGCTGGAACCTGTCTGATTAACTTGAAATCATGGTCAGACAGAAAACATTCTGTAACAGAAATCATGGAAGAACTCGAAAAGAAATCTAAAGATCTGGGTGCTGTTGTAGAATTTTTTGAACCGCCAGCAATTCCTGGATTTGGTTCTTCTGGAGGTTTTTCTATGCGTTTATTAGACAAAACAACCAGCACCAATTATCAGGAATTTGATAAAATCAACAAGCAGTTTATGGCCGAACTGGGCAAACGTAAAGAACTTTCTGGTCTGTTTACTTTCTTTGCCGCCAATTATCCGCAATACGAACTAGAGATTAATAATGATCTGGCTATGCAAAAAGGCGTTTCTATCGGCAAGGCAATGGAAAACCTAAATATTTTAATCGGAAGCACCTACGAACAGGGATTTATCAAATTTGGAAGGTTTTTTAAATTGTATGTCCAATCTGATCCAAAATTCAGAAGGCTACCATCAGATGTATTGAATCTCTTTGTAAAAAATGATCACGGAGAAATGGTGCCTTATTCGGCATTCATGACACTCAAAAAAACGCAGGGCCCTAATGAGATCACGCGTTACAACATGTATAATTCTGCCGCTATTCAGGGTCAGCCTGCAAAAGGATACACTACTGCAGATGCCATTAAAGCAGTGCAGGAAACCGCTCTTAAAACACTTCCTAAAGGATACGATATTGCATGGGAAGGTCTTTCTTATGATGAAGCTGGAAGAGGCAATGAATCGCTTTATATCTTTTTAGTCGTATTGGCTTTCGTTTACTTTGTATTGGCGGCACAGTACGAAAGTTTTATTATTCCGCTATCAGTAATTCTCTCTATTCCGGTTGGAATTTTAGGCTCTTTTGTCATTCTGCAGATGATGGGCTTGCAAAACGACATTTATGCACAAATTGGGCTTATTATGCTGGTCGGATTGCTCGGTAAAAATGCCGTATTGATTGTCGAATTTGCCGTCCTCAAACATCAGCAGGGCGCCACAATTCTCGAAGCAGCGATTGAAGGTGCAAAGGTGCGTTTTAGACCAATATTAATGACATCATTTGCCTTTATTGCTGGTTTGATCCCATTAATTTTTGCTTCTGGAGCAGGTGCAATTGGTAACAGAACTATTGGAGGATCTGCGCTTGGCGGAATGCTTTTCGGAACCATATTTGGAGTAATCATTGTTCCTGGACTATACTACATCTTTGGTTCATTGGCACAAGGCCGAAAACTAATTAAAGGAGAAGAAGAAAGTTCATTATCTGATGATTTCATACATCATGTAGATGATTTTTCAATAAACAATCAAACGGAGGAAAATGAAGAATAA
- a CDS encoding efflux RND transporter periplasmic adaptor subunit, with product MKRIFMIMTLCALVFAGCNSKKEEEKEEKTKFLVTSPIEKDTTITKDYVSQIHSIQHIEIRAQERGYLEKIYVDEGQMVKKGQLLFKIMPALYEAEMKKSKAEVSFSAIEYQNAKKLADEKVVSPNELAMAKAKLEKADAELALSKVHLQFTEIRAPFDGIIDKFHVRQGSLVDEGELLTELADNSSMWVYYNVPESEYLDYQEKAEKNGKMKVNLLMANNKKFPYTGVVETIEADFDNETGNIPFRAVFPNPKRLLRHGETGSIQMPIDLKNAMLIPQKATFEVLDKKYVYVIDKNNAVKSREVVIAAEMPHLFVIKEGLSINDKILLEGLRLVKENEKINYEVVKPQSVLSNLGLYAE from the coding sequence ATGAAGAGAATTTTCATGATCATGACTTTATGCGCCTTAGTTTTTGCGGGCTGCAATTCAAAAAAAGAAGAAGAAAAAGAGGAAAAAACCAAATTTCTGGTTACCAGTCCGATTGAAAAAGATACTACAATTACAAAAGATTATGTATCTCAGATACACTCTATCCAACATATTGAAATAAGAGCCCAAGAGCGCGGCTATCTTGAAAAAATCTACGTTGACGAAGGACAAATGGTAAAAAAAGGACAGCTCTTGTTTAAAATCATGCCTGCACTTTACGAAGCAGAAATGAAAAAATCTAAAGCAGAAGTAAGTTTCAGCGCAATTGAATACCAAAATGCCAAAAAACTAGCCGATGAAAAAGTGGTTTCTCCAAACGAACTGGCAATGGCAAAAGCCAAACTGGAAAAAGCAGATGCCGAACTGGCCTTAAGCAAAGTTCATCTTCAGTTTACAGAAATCAGAGCTCCTTTTGACGGCATTATAGACAAATTTCATGTTCGTCAGGGAAGTCTAGTTGACGAAGGAGAATTGCTGACAGAATTGGCAGACAACAGCTCAATGTGGGTTTACTATAATGTTCCTGAGTCTGAATATCTGGATTATCAAGAAAAAGCAGAGAAAAACGGCAAAATGAAAGTAAATCTTCTAATGGCCAACAACAAAAAGTTTCCCTACACCGGTGTAGTAGAAACTATTGAAGCCGATTTTGACAATGAAACGGGAAACATTCCTTTCAGAGCTGTTTTTCCTAATCCGAAGAGATTATTAAGACACGGTGAAACGGGAAGCATTCAGATGCCTATTGATTTGAAAAATGCAATGCTGATCCCTCAGAAAGCCACATTTGAGGTTTTAGATAAAAAATATGTCTATGTGATTGACAAAAACAATGCAGTAAAATCCAGAGAAGTTGTTATTGCTGCCGAAATGCCCCACCTATTCGTAATTAAAGAAGGCTTGTCAATTAATGATAAAATACTTTTAGAGGGACTTCGTCTTGTAAAAGAAAATGAAAAGATAAACTACGAAGTTGTAAAACCTCAGTCGGTACTGTCAAATTTAGGACTCTATGCAGAATAA
- a CDS encoding DUF389 domain-containing protein, whose protein sequence is MEKFSGFFTLHEDEDDKGKTLESVKKNIDFKGANLWILACAIIIASVGLNVNSTAVIIGAMLISPLMGPIVGAGFALGIYDFSLLKKSLRNLLNATLVSLLFSTVYFYLSPFKEVQSELLARTSPNIYDILIAFFGGLVGVIAVTRTEKGNPIPGVAIATALMPPLCTAGYGIATMQWPFFLGAFYLYCINCVFIGISTFLIVKYLKYPAKEAVDKGQQRKVRIFISVLITVMIIPSAYLAYTLYEKQQFIKSADLFADQEFTAKGYTMVYKKSSYAPKGKVLELAFLSKRFTDSEMGLLRKKMGENQFLKGAQLIIRQDSTDRFSALKGDILSQIKSSENELNAKDVKIMQLQKQLSRYEFDNASFLKEIRILFPEVSSLAIVRQQAALKNDSLAEVTAVAYDAAKPIRQADKEKFRTWLNERLGVKNVVLYRREK, encoded by the coding sequence ATGGAGAAATTTTCAGGATTTTTCACCCTCCATGAGGATGAAGACGACAAGGGTAAGACCCTTGAGAGTGTCAAGAAAAATATTGATTTCAAAGGCGCCAATCTTTGGATACTGGCCTGTGCGATCATTATTGCCTCTGTGGGGCTTAATGTGAACTCTACAGCGGTGATCATAGGTGCGATGCTGATTTCCCCGCTGATGGGACCGATAGTGGGGGCGGGTTTTGCCCTGGGAATCTATGATTTTTCCCTGCTAAAAAAATCGTTGCGCAACCTGCTTAATGCCACTCTGGTAAGCCTTCTTTTCTCGACGGTCTATTTTTACCTGAGCCCCTTCAAGGAAGTGCAGTCCGAACTGCTTGCACGCACATCTCCCAATATATATGATATACTTATTGCCTTCTTTGGGGGGCTGGTGGGCGTGATTGCCGTCACCAGGACCGAAAAGGGAAATCCCATTCCCGGGGTCGCCATCGCCACGGCCCTCATGCCGCCGCTCTGTACGGCAGGCTACGGCATTGCCACTATGCAGTGGCCTTTTTTCCTAGGCGCTTTCTACCTGTACTGCATAAATTGCGTGTTTATCGGCATATCCACTTTCCTGATTGTAAAATATCTTAAATATCCTGCCAAAGAGGCTGTGGACAAGGGACAGCAGAGAAAAGTCAGAATTTTCATTTCCGTACTCATTACCGTTATGATTATCCCGAGCGCCTATCTTGCCTATACGCTGTATGAGAAGCAGCAGTTCATCAAAAGTGCAGACCTTTTCGCCGATCAGGAGTTCACAGCTAAAGGCTACACGATGGTTTATAAAAAGAGTTCCTATGCTCCAAAGGGGAAAGTGCTGGAGCTGGCTTTCCTTTCCAAGAGATTTACAGATTCCGAAATGGGCCTTCTGAGAAAAAAAATGGGTGAGAACCAGTTTTTGAAGGGTGCCCAACTGATTATCAGGCAAGACAGCACCGACCGTTTCAGTGCGCTGAAGGGCGATATCCTGAGCCAGATCAAAAGCAGTGAGAATGAGCTCAATGCAAAGGATGTGAAGATCATGCAGCTCCAGAAGCAGCTCTCGCGCTATGAGTTCGATAATGCCTCATTTCTGAAGGAAATCCGAATATTGTTTCCCGAAGTAAGTTCCCTGGCCATTGTGCGCCAGCAGGCCGCATTAAAAAACGATTCGCTTGCCGAGGTGACTGCTGTGGCATATGACGCGGCAAAACCAATCAGACAGGCCGATAAGGAGAAGTTCAGGACCTGGCTCAATGAAAGGCTGGGCGTCAAAAACGTGGTGCTCTACCGCCGCGAGAAGTAG
- the nhaA gene encoding Na+/H+ antiporter NhaA, with protein MTKLINLNIFKRFFSSSSAGGVILLLCVAISLTIANIGWAESFNGLLQMKLGRDFGAIDLEYPLITWINDGLMAVFFLLVGLEIKREIIEGELSSFRQASLPVLAAIGGVAVPALLYASLNASNPQTAAGWGIPMATDIAFALGIISLLGSRVPNGLKIFLAALAIVDDLIAILVIAIFYSSEIHLIYLAYAAGIMSLLIIFNRCGVKNIFCYIIPGAAMWYLVHHSGIHATIAGVLTALALPTNEDDTESPLEKLEHSLTIPVNFFIMPLFAIANTCITFESGMIEGLAGSIGMGIILGLFLGKPAGIFLMSWLAVKLKISELPDQTSWPHVLGLGILGGIGFTMSIFIALLSFKQPELQLQAKFAVLTASLLAGALGYAILYLYGRRSEKS; from the coding sequence ATGACAAAACTAATAAACCTAAATATTTTCAAACGATTTTTCTCCTCCTCCTCAGCCGGAGGCGTCATCCTGCTGCTTTGCGTAGCTATATCGCTCACTATAGCCAACATCGGGTGGGCAGAATCGTTTAATGGTCTGCTGCAGATGAAACTTGGCAGGGATTTTGGAGCCATAGATCTGGAATATCCCCTTATTACCTGGATTAATGACGGTCTTATGGCTGTATTTTTCCTTTTGGTCGGCCTGGAAATCAAAAGGGAAATCATCGAAGGGGAACTCTCTTCCTTCAGACAGGCGTCCCTGCCGGTGCTTGCAGCTATCGGCGGTGTTGCTGTGCCGGCCCTGCTCTACGCCTCGCTGAATGCCTCAAATCCGCAGACGGCCGCAGGCTGGGGAATTCCCATGGCCACCGATATTGCCTTCGCACTCGGCATTATTTCCCTTTTGGGCAGCAGAGTCCCAAACGGGCTTAAAATTTTTCTGGCCGCACTTGCCATCGTTGACGATCTGATCGCCATACTGGTAATCGCAATATTCTATTCCAGCGAAATCCATCTTATCTACCTTGCCTATGCAGCAGGCATCATGTCGCTTCTGATCATTTTTAACAGATGCGGGGTAAAAAACATATTCTGCTATATCATTCCCGGGGCAGCAATGTGGTATCTGGTGCATCATTCAGGCATCCACGCCACCATTGCAGGGGTACTGACGGCGCTCGCCCTGCCCACCAATGAGGATGACACCGAATCCCCGTTGGAAAAACTTGAGCACAGCCTTACCATTCCGGTAAACTTTTTCATAATGCCACTGTTTGCCATTGCCAATACGTGCATCACTTTTGAGAGCGGAATGATCGAAGGGCTTGCAGGAAGCATCGGGATGGGTATCATACTGGGATTATTTCTCGGCAAGCCCGCCGGGATTTTTTTAATGTCCTGGTTAGCCGTTAAGCTCAAAATTTCAGAACTGCCCGACCAGACATCATGGCCTCATGTACTTGGACTAGGCATTCTGGGCGGCATCGGCTTTACCATGTCTATCTTTATTGCCCTTTTGTCCTTTAAGCAGCCTGAATTACAGCTGCAGGCAAAATTTGCCGTTCTTACAGCTTCCCTTCTGGCCGGCGCGCTGGGCTATGCCATTTTATATCTCTATGGCAGAAGATCCGAAAAATCATAA